TCCTGGCCAACCCGGGTCCACGGGGCTACGACCTGAACGACAACCCGATCGGCAACGCCCTCTGGTCGGCCGCGTTCATCCTGCTGGCGCTCGGCCGGGCCCCGTCGACCGCGGCGTGGGTGGACCGCAACGAGCTGTTCGGCCGGGCGGTCACCGTGCTGAACCGGCGGGCACTGACGGTCTACCTGTGGCACATGGCGTTCGTGGTCGCGCTCACCCCGCTGGTGGACGTGGTCGGCTGGTCGCATCAGAACCTGCTCGGCCTGGCGATCCGGGTGGCCCTGGTCTTCCTGCTGCTGGCCCTGGTGACCGCGCTGGTGGGCTGGGTCGAGGACGTGGCGGCGCAGCGGCCACCCGAGCTCATTCCCGGCGGGCGCCGTCGGGAGGCGCGGTCGTCCACCCACCGGCACGCGGAGTCCCGTTCCGGCGACGACCACGACCGCACCGGTGGGTCGGCCCCGGCCGGATCACCGGGGCACCCGATCGGGCCGGACGACGAGGGTCCTCGTCGTTCGGTCGGAGCCGGCCGGTCCGCCGGTCCGCCGACAGCTCGGGCAGCGGAGCGACGGGAGGACGCGCTACCCGGTCAGCGTGGTCGGGGCGGCGGGATCACTGCGCGGTGACGGTGATGTCGCCGCTGGCGGTGCGCAGGTCGAGCAGCAGCTCGGCGGAGGCGTCGTGCGCCACACCCAGCTGGGTCCGACCGGAGCCGACCTCCGACCGGACCTGATACGCGCCGTCCGGCACGGTCAGCTTCACGTTGCCGCTCGCCGCCCGCGCCCGTACGGAGGCGGGCCGATCCAGTTCGAGGGTGACGTTGCCGGACTTGGCCTCCGCGTCCACCTCGCCGCCGAGCCGGGTTCCCGTCACGTTCCCGGAGGCGGCCCGTAGCGTGATGGGCGAGGCCACGTCGTACACCGAGATGTTGCCCGAGGCGGTCTCCACCTGGACCGGCCCGGTGGCGCCGGCCACCCGGATGTTGCCGGAGGCGAGCTTGAGTCCCACCTGGCCGACGCGGCTCAGGTCGATGTCCCCGGAGCGGGTCTCGCCCTGGACGCTGACCCCCTCGCCGGCGGTCACCTCGTAGGAGACGCTGCACCGGTGTCCGCAGGAGGTGCTCAGCACCAGTTCCGCGTCCTTGATCTCGTACGTCGTGCCCGGCTCGTCGCCCTGGTAGCGCACCACCCGCTTGATGCGTACCCCGTCGACACCGCCGTCGGCCCGGACCACCACGTCGCCGGAGCCGGGCAGCACCCGGATCGCGGTGATCCGCGCGGCCTCGGTGGTGTCGAAGTCCAGCCGGCGGAACGCGACGTTGTCACATCCGACGAGGACGATGAGGGCGGTGGTGGCGGCGAGCGCCAGGCCCGCCCGGCGGCCGGTGGCGTTGGCCCGAGGGGTGACGGTGGTCCGGTACGAAGCCATGCCGAGCACGCTACGACCGGCGTCGGCGGGTGCGCATCCGGGTTCGCCGGCACAGCGACCCCGAGCGGACCCTGAATTCCGACCCAGGGTCGGGCCCGACGTCCGGCCGGGGGGAGAATGGCGCGATGGCCGGGTACCGCCGACAGCTCTACCGCGACGACGCGGTGGTGCTGCGCGTGCAGAAACTCGGCGAGTCGGATCGGATCATCACCCTGCTCACCCGGCGGCACGGCCGGCTGCGCGCGGTCGCCCGGGGGGTACGCCGGACCACCTCGAAGTTCGGTGCCCGGCTGGAGCCGTTCGGCCACATCGACCTGCAACTCGCCGGTGACCCCAAGGGGGAGATGGGCAGCTCGCTGCACACGGTCAGCCAGGTCGAGGGGATCGACCTCTACGGCAAGCGGTTCCTCGGCGACTATCCCCGCTACACCGCCGCCAGCGCGATCGCCGAGACCGCCGAACGCCTCACCCCGGTCGAGCGGGAGCCGTCGCTGCGGCTGTTCCAGCTGACCCTGGGCGCGCTGCGGGCCCTCGCCGAGGGCGGTCACGCCACGACGCTGGTGCTCGACGCGTACCTGCTGCGCGGCATGGCCCTGGCGGGCTGGGCGCCGGCGTTGACCGCCTGCGCGGTCTGCGGCACCCCCGGGCGGCACCGGGCCTTCTCGGTGCCGGCCGGCGGTGCGGTC
This is a stretch of genomic DNA from Micromonospora sp. WMMD1082. It encodes these proteins:
- a CDS encoding acyltransferase — its product is MRNRYLDVLRFLAIVRVVVYHVTGWASLTLLFPAMSVMFALAGSLMATSLLRSGPTAVGRRLRRLLPSLWVVAAIFVPAMLLTGLPLTPKVLLWLFPVADPPANYWGALALSPIWYLRDYLWFVLASPVALWLFRRFPLPTLLAPYCLLLAIEMGIYPNAPVVLREFGLYFGAWLLGFAHQSGMLRRLANRVLVPTVLVLAAVGGAWILANPGPRGYDLNDNPIGNALWSAAFILLALGRAPSTAAWVDRNELFGRAVTVLNRRALTVYLWHMAFVVALTPLVDVVGWSHQNLLGLAIRVALVFLLLALVTALVGWVEDVAAQRPPELIPGGRRREARSSTHRHAESRSGDDHDRTGGSAPAGSPGHPIGPDDEGPRRSVGAGRSAGPPTARAAERREDALPGQRGRGGGITAR
- the recO gene encoding DNA repair protein RecO, with amino-acid sequence MAGYRRQLYRDDAVVLRVQKLGESDRIITLLTRRHGRLRAVARGVRRTTSKFGARLEPFGHIDLQLAGDPKGEMGSSLHTVSQVEGIDLYGKRFLGDYPRYTAASAIAETAERLTPVEREPSLRLFQLTLGALRALAEGGHATTLVLDAYLLRGMALAGWAPALTACAVCGTPGRHRAFSVPAGGAVCPDCRPPGAAHPAPATIDLMSALAIGDWRVADATENGTRRECSGLVAAHLQWHLERALRSLPLVDRGGAPAASDVNRESTT
- a CDS encoding DUF4097 family beta strand repeat-containing protein produces the protein MASYRTTVTPRANATGRRAGLALAATTALIVLVGCDNVAFRRLDFDTTEAARITAIRVLPGSGDVVVRADGGVDGVRIKRVVRYQGDEPGTTYEIKDAELVLSTSCGHRCSVSYEVTAGEGVSVQGETRSGDIDLSRVGQVGLKLASGNIRVAGATGPVQVETASGNISVYDVASPITLRAASGNVTGTRLGGEVDAEAKSGNVTLELDRPASVRARAASGNVKLTVPDGAYQVRSEVGSGRTQLGVAHDASAELLLDLRTASGDITVTAQ